In a genomic window of Thermoplasmatales archaeon:
- the thiC gene encoding phosphomethylpyrimidine synthase ThiC, which translates to MTIMEEAKRGAITEEIRKVAKKENIDAEIIARRVAEGKIVIPNNPAHSPKALGIGKGLRVKVNANIGTSMEYADLKEEIEKAKIAMKYGAHAIMDLSTGGDLDRIRLKLLEIVDIPFGTVPIYQAGIEAIEKKGAIVEMSSDDIFKAYEKHAKQGVDFVVAHVGVTKESVERLKKQKRLIPMVSRGGAFLMAWIIKNGEENPLYKEFDYLLEIAKEHDMTLSLGDGMRSGAIYDSNDRAKFQELLIIGELVERARKEGVQTMVEGPGHMPLSDIEANIKVMKKVTNEAPYFVLGPLVTDIAPGYDHFVAGIGGALAGYYGADFLCYVTPAEHLSLPSVEDVKEGVIAARIAAHAADVARGIDREIDMKFSIARENLDWKTMFELAIDSERARSYREKRRPKKATEACSMCGKLCAIEIVKRYLRE; encoded by the coding sequence ATGACAATAATGGAAGAAGCAAAAAGAGGGGCAATAACTGAAGAAATTAGGAAAGTCGCAAAAAAGGAAAATATTGATGCAGAAATTATTGCAAGGAGGGTAGCGGAAGGAAAAATAGTAATTCCAAATAATCCAGCTCATTCTCCAAAAGCACTGGGGATAGGAAAGGGTTTGAGAGTAAAAGTAAATGCAAATATAGGAACATCAATGGAATATGCCGATTTAAAAGAGGAAATAGAGAAAGCAAAAATTGCAATGAAATATGGGGCACATGCAATAATGGATTTATCAACAGGTGGAGATCTGGATAGAATAAGGTTAAAGCTCCTCGAAATAGTGGATATTCCTTTTGGAACTGTGCCTATATATCAGGCAGGAATAGAGGCAATTGAAAAAAAGGGAGCAATAGTCGAAATGTCATCCGATGATATATTCAAGGCATATGAAAAACATGCTAAACAAGGAGTTGATTTTGTTGTTGCACATGTTGGAGTGACAAAGGAAAGTGTTGAAAGGTTAAAAAAACAGAAAAGATTGATACCGATGGTTTCTCGTGGCGGGGCGTTCCTGATGGCATGGATTATTAAAAATGGGGAAGAAAATCCTCTTTATAAAGAGTTTGATTATCTGCTAGAAATAGCGAAGGAACATGATATGACCCTAAGTTTAGGGGACGGAATGAGGTCAGGGGCAATATATGATTCAAACGATAGAGCAAAATTCCAAGAATTACTTATTATAGGAGAGCTTGTTGAGAGGGCAAGAAAAGAGGGTGTTCAAACAATGGTTGAGGGACCTGGTCATATGCCTCTTAGTGATATAGAAGCAAATATAAAGGTTATGAAAAAAGTTACTAATGAGGCGCCTTATTTTGTTCTGGGTCCTCTTGTGACAGATATAGCCCCGGGCTATGACCATTTTGTTGCTGGCATAGGCGGGGCGCTGGCGGGCTATTATGGGGCAGATTTTCTATGTTATGTGACGCCTGCAGAGCATTTGAGCTTGCCATCTGTTGAGGATGTGAAAGAAGGGGTTATTGCGGCGAGAATAGCGGCTCATGCAGCAGATGTTGCGAGAGGAATTGACAGAGAGATAGATATGAAATTTTCAATTGCGAGGGAAAATCTTGACTGGAAAACAATGTTTGAACTTGCAATAGATAGCGAGAGAGCAAGGAGTTACAGAGAAAAAAGAAGACCAAAAAAAGCAACCGAGGCTTGCTCAATGTGCGGTAAATTATGTGCCATAGAAATTGTAAAGAGATATTTGAGAGAATGA
- the polX gene encoding DNA polymerase/3'-5' exonuclease PolX: MKNQEVAKLLYEIADLLEIEGVEFKPRAYRKAAQNIESFSIDIEELYKKNELKSIPGVGKSIEEKIREYLETGRINKLEEMRKRIPIDIESLSKIEGLGPKMIKALYEQLGVKNLDDLEKAAREGKIRKLKGFGEKTEKNILENIEIARKRQERFLLGFALKDALEVIDLLKGHVEKISLAGSIRRRKETIGDVDILAVAKEPHKIMDIFTSMKKVEKVIAKGDTKSSVRLYGGLQVDLRIVDKESFGSALQYFTGSKDHNIELRKIAIKKGYKLNEYGLFENDLRIAGEDEEKVYEMLGMQWIPPEMRENRGEIELALDGKLPKIVEYEEVKGDLQMHTVWSDGANSIEDMVKEARRLGHKFIAITDHVGSLKIAGGMDEKKVIEQGKEIEKLREKYDDIYIFHGVEANIMKDGELDVSNSLLKEVDVVLASVHTAFRMNEEEMTSRVIKAIKHDYVDIIAHPTCRIIQEREPIKVDIEKVLQSAKDNNVVMEINAYPDRLDLNDINTKLAVEIGVKLSIGTDAHTIDHLRYYELGTAVARRGWAKKEDIINTYTVEELKKLFEK; encoded by the coding sequence ATGAAAAATCAGGAAGTTGCAAAATTGCTCTATGAGATTGCAGACCTTCTTGAAATAGAGGGAGTTGAATTTAAGCCCCGCGCCTACAGGAAGGCGGCGCAAAACATAGAGAGTTTTAGCATTGATATAGAGGAGTTATATAAAAAAAATGAACTGAAAAGCATACCGGGTGTTGGAAAAAGTATAGAGGAGAAAATAAGGGAATATCTAGAAACGGGCAGGATAAATAAATTGGAGGAAATGAGAAAAAGAATACCAATTGATATAGAAAGTTTATCAAAAATTGAAGGACTTGGTCCGAAAATGATAAAGGCTCTTTATGAACAACTCGGAGTTAAGAATTTAGATGATTTGGAAAAAGCTGCAAGAGAAGGAAAAATAAGAAAGCTGAAAGGTTTTGGGGAGAAAACAGAGAAAAATATACTCGAAAACATAGAAATAGCAAGAAAAAGACAGGAGCGTTTTTTGCTTGGATTCGCTTTAAAAGATGCTCTTGAAGTAATAGATTTACTTAAAGGACATGTAGAAAAAATAAGTTTGGCTGGTTCAATAAGAAGAAGAAAGGAGACAATAGGTGATGTTGATATACTTGCTGTAGCAAAAGAGCCTCATAAAATTATGGATATTTTTACAAGTATGAAAAAGGTTGAAAAGGTAATTGCAAAGGGAGACACAAAGTCATCTGTAAGGCTTTACGGCGGCTTGCAGGTTGATTTGAGGATAGTTGATAAAGAGAGTTTTGGTTCAGCGCTCCAGTATTTCACAGGGAGCAAGGACCATAACATAGAGTTGAGGAAAATTGCTATAAAAAAAGGATACAAGTTGAATGAATATGGTTTGTTTGAAAATGATTTGAGAATTGCGGGAGAAGATGAGGAAAAGGTTTATGAAATGCTTGGTATGCAATGGATTCCACCAGAGATGAGGGAAAATAGGGGGGAAATAGAACTTGCACTTGATGGAAAACTTCCAAAAATTGTTGAATATGAAGAAGTTAAGGGAGATCTGCAGATGCATACAGTATGGAGTGATGGAGCGAATAGTATAGAAGATATGGTTAAGGAGGCAAGAAGATTGGGACATAAATTTATTGCAATAACTGACCATGTTGGAAGCTTAAAAATAGCTGGAGGAATGGATGAAAAAAAAGTAATTGAGCAGGGTAAAGAGATAGAAAAATTAAGAGAAAAATATGATGATATATATATTTTTCATGGGGTTGAGGCAAATATTATGAAAGATGGTGAGCTTGATGTGAGTAACTCTCTTTTAAAGGAAGTGGATGTTGTTCTCGCAAGTGTTCACACCGCTTTCAGAATGAATGAAGAAGAAATGACATCTCGTGTTATAAAAGCAATAAAGCATGATTATGTGGATATAATAGCTCATCCAACATGCAGAATAATTCAGGAAAGAGAGCCAATAAAAGTTGATATTGAAAAAGTTTTGCAATCAGCAAAAGATAACAATGTTGTTATGGAAATAAATGCCTATCCAGACAGGCTTGATTTAAACGATATAAATACAAAACTTGCTGTTGAAATTGGTGTTAAATTATCTATAGGAACAGATGCACATACCATTGACCATCTAAGATATTATGAGCTCGGGACGGCGGTCGCGAGGAGGGGATGGGCCAAAAAGGAGGATATAATAAATACATATACAGTGGAGGAATTGAAAAAATTATTTGAAAAATAA
- a CDS encoding formate--phosphoribosylaminoimidazolecarboxamide ligase: MIKNIYSIYCMVLDRIIEKYKKNVSIATSCSHSSLQIFDGARKEGFKSIGIAIGKKPDFYDAFPLAKPDEFIVLKSYNEINKNAEKFYRKKAIIVPHGSFVEYMGAKNFMKLKVPTFGNKAVLEWESDREKERKWLERAGLKLPEIIENPRDINKPVIVKYYGAKGGKNFFIAKSYEDFKRKIEKKPYMIQEFLIGTRYYIHYFYSPIVKEGYRTAKGSLQLLSIDRRDETNIDEAHRLGSFSELEKMGIQPTFVVTGNTPIVIRESLLPKVFEMGKRVVEESYKLFGGIIGPFCLETVITDKLEIKVFEISARIVAGTNLFISGSPYSDLIQPCLSTGRRIAQEIKIALREDKMEEIIT; this comes from the coding sequence ATGATTAAAAATATCTATTCTATTTATTGTATGGTATTGGATAGAATAATTGAGAAATATAAAAAAAATGTATCGATAGCAACATCCTGCTCTCACTCAAGTCTTCAAATTTTTGATGGAGCAAGAAAGGAGGGATTTAAAAGCATCGGAATTGCAATCGGAAAAAAGCCCGATTTTTATGATGCCTTTCCACTTGCGAAACCCGATGAATTTATTGTTTTGAAAAGTTACAATGAAATAAATAAAAATGCAGAAAAATTTTATAGAAAAAAAGCAATAATTGTTCCTCATGGCTCCTTTGTTGAATATATGGGTGCAAAAAATTTTATGAAATTGAAAGTTCCTACATTTGGAAACAAGGCAGTTCTTGAATGGGAATCGGATAGAGAAAAAGAAAGAAAATGGCTTGAAAGAGCGGGTTTAAAATTACCAGAAATTATAGAGAACCCGAGAGATATAAACAAGCCTGTTATAGTAAAGTACTATGGTGCTAAGGGAGGGAAAAATTTTTTCATTGCAAAGAGTTATGAAGATTTCAAGAGAAAAATTGAAAAGAAGCCATATATGATACAGGAATTTCTTATTGGGACAAGATACTATATACATTATTTCTATTCACCAATAGTTAAGGAAGGATATAGAACTGCAAAAGGTAGTCTGCAACTTCTTTCAATAGATAGAAGGGATGAGACAAATATTGATGAAGCACATCGTCTTGGCTCATTTTCTGAGCTTGAAAAAATGGGAATTCAGCCAACATTTGTAGTTACAGGAAATACACCCATTGTTATAAGGGAATCGCTCCTCCCAAAAGTTTTTGAAATGGGTAAAAGAGTTGTTGAAGAATCATATAAACTTTTCGGTGGGATAATAGGGCCATTTTGTTTGGAAACAGTTATAACAGATAAACTCGAAATAAAGGTGTTTGAAATATCTGCAAGAATAGTCGCTGGAACAAATCTCTTCATTTCAGGAAGTCCCTACTCCGACTTAATTCAGCCCTGCCTCTCTACAGGAAGGCGGATTGCGCAGGAAATAAAAATTGCCTTAAGAGAAGATAAAATGGAAGAAATAATAACATGA
- a CDS encoding PAS domain-containing sensor histidine kinase: MEEIVNLLDEYITFILDERGSFEFVNNLSKSFIGKSFVSIFEGGERRKAAKIFYEAKKRGKSEGKLVLKEGDERNTIYLKIIRHDEKFYSIGKELKKEKLSFITDFLGNVIQAGEGWIDLKERNIFDIVEEKDKLVEIISTALEKGEYEGKISINEKTAKVTIKATDVLEFFIEEDIYKIFENILKSKNINEIFDEASKFLEKLDIPFYIKLMDKERGKNEENFQEISIYKGNEIVGFISVPPHDKEKIEKVEFLIIAISNALENIDNIKHILDDFAVYKIDKEGNIIYVNNCFEELSGYNFEELKGKKLSDFSENREKFFEELSKGKVEKFLSKWKGKNREFIAMENAWALDGEIISIVSDVTSEKEREKEAEFYNSLLRHDIHNKNEIAIGYLGLLEKTNITKKQESFIKKVREALHDINRLVSNVKKAEEIRKIKKEIHPVKIKEIVEEECSRYEEKLDEKGIKISCSINDVLILANDFVRDIFSNLIDNSIQHANCKNIEIYGEREGNFYKIYFKDDGKGIPQDDLGKIFEEGWKKGGGGSGMGLYIVKKIMEQYDGKIEVESDLGKGVKFILYFHLPKAKEKTEMLRIRF, encoded by the coding sequence GTGGAGGAAATAGTAAATTTGCTCGATGAATACATCACATTCATCCTTGATGAAAGGGGTAGTTTTGAGTTTGTAAATAATCTCAGTAAAAGTTTCATTGGAAAAAGCTTTGTAAGTATATTTGAGGGCGGCGAAAGGAGGAAGGCGGCGAAAATTTTTTATGAGGCAAAAAAAAGAGGAAAGAGCGAGGGAAAACTTGTTTTGAAGGAAGGTGATGAAAGAAATACTATTTATTTAAAAATTATAAGGCATGATGAAAAGTTTTATTCCATAGGGAAAGAATTAAAAAAAGAAAAACTATCTTTTATAACAGATTTTTTAGGGAATGTTATTCAGGCTGGCGAGGGATGGATTGATTTAAAAGAGAGAAATATATTTGATATTGTTGAGGAAAAGGATAAACTTGTAGAGATTATATCAACTGCTTTGGAGAAAGGAGAATATGAAGGTAAAATTTCAATAAATGAAAAAACCGCTAAAGTTACAATAAAAGCAACTGATGTTTTGGAGTTTTTTATTGAAGAGGATATATACAAAATTTTTGAGAATATTCTGAAAAGTAAAAATATTAATGAAATATTTGATGAAGCTTCTAAATTTCTCGAAAAATTAGATATTCCTTTTTACATAAAACTGATGGATAAGGAAAGAGGAAAAAATGAGGAAAATTTCCAAGAAATCTCAATATATAAAGGAAATGAAATTGTGGGTTTTATATCAGTTCCTCCCCATGATAAGGAAAAAATTGAAAAGGTGGAATTTTTAATAATAGCTATTTCAAATGCTCTTGAAAATATTGATAATATAAAGCATATACTTGATGATTTTGCAGTATATAAGATTGATAAGGAGGGAAATATAATTTATGTCAATAATTGCTTTGAAGAATTGTCCGGCTACAATTTTGAGGAATTAAAAGGTAAAAAACTATCAGATTTTTCTGAAAATAGGGAGAAATTTTTTGAAGAATTGAGTAAGGGAAAAGTAGAAAAATTTTTGAGTAAATGGAAGGGAAAAAACAGGGAATTTATTGCTATGGAAAATGCTTGGGCTTTAGATGGAGAGATAATATCTATTGTAAGTGATGTAACTTCAGAAAAAGAAAGGGAGAAGGAGGCTGAATTTTATAACTCTCTTTTGAGACATGATATTCATAACAAGAATGAAATTGCAATTGGCTATCTTGGACTTCTTGAAAAAACAAATATAACAAAAAAACAGGAATCATTCATCAAAAAAGTAAGAGAAGCACTTCATGATATAAACAGACTGGTCAGCAATGTAAAAAAGGCTGAGGAAATAAGAAAAATAAAAAAAGAAATACATCCAGTAAAAATAAAAGAGATAGTAGAAGAAGAATGCTCCCGTTACGAAGAAAAATTGGATGAAAAGGGAATAAAAATATCATGCAGTATAAATGATGTTTTAATACTTGCAAACGATTTTGTAAGGGATATTTTTTCAAATTTAATAGATAATTCAATCCAGCATGCAAACTGCAAAAATATAGAGATATACGGTGAAAGAGAAGGCAACTTTTACAAAATTTATTTCAAAGACGATGGAAAGGGCATTCCGCAAGATGATTTAGGCAAAATTTTCGAAGAGGGCTGGAAGAAGGGCGGGGGCGGGAGCGGCATGGGGCTTTATATTGTAAAAAAAATTATGGAGCAATATGATGGAAAAATTGAAGTAGAAAGTGATTTGGGAAAAGGAGTTAAATTTATCCTATATTTTCATCTTCCAAAAGCAAAGGAAAAAACGGAAATGCTAAGGATTAGATTTTAG
- a CDS encoding ferritin family protein, which yields MPDLKRILEIAIKSEIDAAENYRKMANLTNIFLLKDKLIFLEKEEIGHRNLLEKLFSKKFPGEEIDLPEKSEIPFPEFKIEENMQLSDMIKKAMEAEKIASDYYKKMEENLSKEEEKAIARYLSSMEQSHYYLLKSELEIAYNFELYDEVHEMMHIGP from the coding sequence ATGCCAGATTTAAAAAGAATTCTTGAAATTGCGATAAAGTCAGAAATAGATGCAGCAGAAAATTACAGAAAGATGGCTAATTTAACAAATATATTTTTATTAAAAGATAAACTAATTTTTTTAGAAAAGGAAGAAATAGGGCATAGAAACTTGCTTGAAAAACTTTTTAGTAAAAAATTTCCTGGAGAAGAAATAGATTTGCCAGAAAAAAGTGAAATACCATTTCCAGAATTTAAAATAGAAGAGAATATGCAGTTATCAGATATGATAAAAAAAGCAATGGAAGCGGAAAAAATTGCATCAGATTACTATAAAAAAATGGAGGAAAACCTTAGCAAAGAAGAGGAAAAAGCAATTGCAAGATATCTTTCAAGCATGGAACAAAGCCACTACTATCTCTTAAAAAGCGAATTGGAAATAGCTTATAACTTTGAATTATATGATGAAGTTCATGAGATGATGCACATTGGACCATGA
- a CDS encoding UPF0058 family protein, producing the protein MQKEELIQLHALFAQIKNEIERQLPEKNGIFKEYEQLGIMPQHVHKSKSAHKRAIFILGKEIAEYFSNNNKYASLARMAQRMEKMSIKI; encoded by the coding sequence ATGCAAAAAGAAGAGCTGATACAGCTGCACGCTTTATTTGCGCAAATAAAGAATGAAATAGAGAGGCAACTACCAGAAAAAAATGGTATATTTAAAGAATACGAACAACTGGGAATTATGCCACAGCATGTGCATAAGTCAAAGAGTGCTCATAAAAGAGCAATATTTATTCTCGGAAAGGAAATAGCGGAATATTTCTCTAATAACAACAAGTATGCATCACTTGCAAGAATGGCTCAAAGAATGGAAAAAATGAGCATCAAGATTTAA
- a CDS encoding 16S rRNA methyltransferase: MQIIIGESELEIAREIGIDDILDSSIHHPYMKKMKNWERRGRPDIIHMCLLIALESILNKEKLLRIYIHTRNDEVIYVNPATRMIKNYNRFKGLMKQLLEYGRVPLNDSPLMEIKKEKLSHLIEKMKGKKILFSRKGEKKNLKEVFEENTVCIIGGFPSGDFYSPVHEYVDEIISLHDEMLPAWIVEMEAIVTYEEYIRDRLFFK; this comes from the coding sequence ATGCAAATTATAATTGGGGAGAGTGAGCTTGAAATTGCAAGGGAAATTGGCATAGATGATATACTTGATTCTTCAATCCATCATCCTTATATGAAAAAAATGAAGAACTGGGAAAGAAGAGGTAGGCCAGATATAATTCATATGTGCCTTTTAATCGCTCTTGAATCAATTTTGAATAAAGAGAAATTACTGAGAATATACATACATACAAGAAACGATGAAGTTATATATGTTAATCCCGCTACAAGAATGATTAAAAATTATAACAGATTCAAAGGGCTTATGAAACAGCTTCTTGAATATGGTAGGGTTCCATTAAATGATTCTCCTTTGATGGAAATAAAAAAAGAGAAACTTTCACATCTTATTGAGAAAATGAAAGGTAAAAAAATTTTATTCAGCAGAAAAGGGGAAAAGAAAAATCTCAAGGAAGTATTTGAAGAGAATACAGTATGCATAATCGGAGGATTTCCTTCTGGAGATTTTTATTCACCGGTGCATGAATATGTGGATGAGATAATAAGCTTGCATGATGAAATGCTACCAGCATGGATAGTAGAAATGGAAGCAATAGTGACTTATGAGGAATATATAAGAGATAGATTATTTTTCAAATAA